A DNA window from Solanum lycopersicum chromosome 3, SLM_r2.1 contains the following coding sequences:
- the LOC101253990 gene encoding uncharacterized protein isoform X1, whose translation MHLLWEKEMVSLSLVSGSECAISNSESGAEDRDKRWQSSVGESGAEALSFTSNTKEINFPKACKRQRKQRKRKYFLSQEEGEPTDDPTPSTMTMQHNLTPKGVHENKGVRVDVHGYKVKVSSGPILTAIFAKYGDIAVNCHYKSLAFRASVLDIVCDVVRRLKTGDFGSTSIDNMRILVSAAARVKLDVTWLQQYLDEISEEGYMEKKLSDLMELSKTTMLVSIAAKKDMIGRNRKVFTAEERLKKAEKRLQKARSRAGQVERSVKVLETVRKKVQQDIKEVEDQAQYRLNRLNELL comes from the exons ATGCAT TTGCTGTGGGAAAAGGAAATGGTTTCCCTGTCTCTTGTTTCTGGTTCTGAATGTGCAATCTCCAATAGTGAATCAGGAGCTGAAGATCGTGATAAAAGATGGCAGTCTTCAGTTGGTGAATCAGGAGCTGAG GCACTGAGTTTCACCTCAAACACCAAAGAAATCAATTTCCCTAAAGCCTGTAAAAGACAACGTAAACAACGTAAAAGGAAGTACTTTCTATCACAAGAAGAG GGGGAACCAACTGATGATCCGACTCCTTCAACAAT GACCATGCAACATAATTTAACTCCAAAAGGAGTGCACGAAAATAAAGGGGTCAGGGTTGATGTGCATGGCTATAAAGTAAAAGTGAGCAGTGGTCCCATACTCACTGCCATTTTTGCCAAGTATGGTGACATTGCAGTCAATTGTCACTATAAATCACTGGCTTTCAGAGCTTCCGTTCTTGATATAGTTTGTGATGTTGTAAGGAGGCTGAAAACCGGTGACTTTGGCTCCACTTCCATCGATAATATGAGAATTTTGGTTTCTGCTGCAGCGAGGGTCAAACTTGATGTAACTTGGCTGCAGCAGTATCTGGATGAGATTTCAGAAGAGGGATATATGGAGAAGAAGTTATCGGATTTGATGGAGTTGAGCAAGACTACCATGCTAGTGTCTATAGCAGCTAAAAAGGACATGATAGGAAGGAATAGGAAGGTCTTCACTGCAGAGGAACGGCTCAAAAAGGCTGAAAAGCGCTTGCAAAAGGCCCGAAGCCGAGCAGGACAGGTGGAAAGGTCTGTCAAAGTGCTTGAAACAGTGCGTAAAAAAGTTCAGCAGGACATAAAGGAGGTCGAGGATCAAGCACAGTATCGACTTAATAGGTTAAATGAGCTTCTGTAG
- the LOC101253990 gene encoding uncharacterized protein isoform X2, with product MCVVFPPVHENCLQERQLMCTCIESGAEDRDKRWQSSVGESGAEALSFTSNTKEINFPKACKRQRKQRKRKYFLSQEEGEPTDDPTPSTMTMQHNLTPKGVHENKGVRVDVHGYKVKVSSGPILTAIFAKYGDIAVNCHYKSLAFRASVLDIVCDVVRRLKTGDFGSTSIDNMRILVSAAARVKLDVTWLQQYLDEISEEGYMEKKLSDLMELSKTTMLVSIAAKKDMIGRNRKVFTAEERLKKAEKRLQKARSRAGQVERSVKVLETVRKKVQQDIKEVEDQAQYRLNRLNELL from the exons ATGTGTGTGGTCTTTCCACCTGTTCATGAAAACTGTTTACAAGAAAGGCAACTTATGTGTACATGCAT TGAATCAGGAGCTGAAGATCGTGATAAAAGATGGCAGTCTTCAGTTGGTGAATCAGGAGCTGAG GCACTGAGTTTCACCTCAAACACCAAAGAAATCAATTTCCCTAAAGCCTGTAAAAGACAACGTAAACAACGTAAAAGGAAGTACTTTCTATCACAAGAAGAG GGGGAACCAACTGATGATCCGACTCCTTCAACAAT GACCATGCAACATAATTTAACTCCAAAAGGAGTGCACGAAAATAAAGGGGTCAGGGTTGATGTGCATGGCTATAAAGTAAAAGTGAGCAGTGGTCCCATACTCACTGCCATTTTTGCCAAGTATGGTGACATTGCAGTCAATTGTCACTATAAATCACTGGCTTTCAGAGCTTCCGTTCTTGATATAGTTTGTGATGTTGTAAGGAGGCTGAAAACCGGTGACTTTGGCTCCACTTCCATCGATAATATGAGAATTTTGGTTTCTGCTGCAGCGAGGGTCAAACTTGATGTAACTTGGCTGCAGCAGTATCTGGATGAGATTTCAGAAGAGGGATATATGGAGAAGAAGTTATCGGATTTGATGGAGTTGAGCAAGACTACCATGCTAGTGTCTATAGCAGCTAAAAAGGACATGATAGGAAGGAATAGGAAGGTCTTCACTGCAGAGGAACGGCTCAAAAAGGCTGAAAAGCGCTTGCAAAAGGCCCGAAGCCGAGCAGGACAGGTGGAAAGGTCTGTCAAAGTGCTTGAAACAGTGCGTAAAAAAGTTCAGCAGGACATAAAGGAGGTCGAGGATCAAGCACAGTATCGACTTAATAGGTTAAATGAGCTTCTGTAG